From a region of the uncultured Desulfatiglans sp. genome:
- the ubiD_R gene encoding UbiD-like subunit of potential (De) carboxylase has protein sequence MINDLRGLLGALDQKGKLRVVNNADWDLEIGTINELMAEKQGPGLVFDNIKGYPAGFRVATNLLHHEVGQRIAFGFPDELSRLECVADWKRKWNAFKPVPPVEVQNGPVKENILTGGDIDIFKIPTPKWHTLDGGRYIGTGVITITRDPDEGWVNFGTYRVMIQDKTTLAFYASPGKHATIMREKYWAMGKPCPVAMCFGQDPLLFALSTIPLPWGISEYDMAGYIKGQGVEVVIDDVTGLPIPATAEIVACGFSPPPEEDSRPEGPFGEWQGYYASGTRNEPVVHIKKLYHRNDPILFGQPPVKPPVNTWFPIPIHSATFLWNELEKAGMMDIRGVYVHGPGDRIIAVVSLKQRYLGHAKQVATLAGAFLQGGACTGRYIITVDEDIDPSNLDEVLWAVTTRCDPEAYIDIVPGFLTSPLDPMINPEKRARKDYTTAKVFINACRPYHWKDKFPPVNTAGPELRRKTLEKWADLFANV, from the coding sequence ATGATCAATGACCTGAGAGGCTTGTTGGGGGCGCTCGACCAGAAGGGCAAACTGCGCGTGGTGAACAACGCCGACTGGGATCTCGAGATCGGCACCATCAATGAGCTGATGGCGGAAAAGCAGGGCCCGGGCCTGGTCTTCGACAACATCAAGGGGTATCCGGCCGGGTTCCGGGTGGCCACCAATCTGCTGCATCACGAGGTGGGTCAGCGCATCGCCTTCGGGTTCCCCGACGAGCTGTCCCGGCTGGAGTGCGTGGCCGACTGGAAGAGGAAGTGGAACGCGTTCAAGCCCGTGCCGCCCGTCGAGGTGCAGAACGGCCCCGTAAAGGAAAACATCCTGACCGGAGGCGACATCGACATCTTCAAGATCCCGACCCCCAAGTGGCACACCCTGGACGGCGGCCGCTACATCGGGACGGGCGTGATCACGATCACGCGGGATCCGGACGAAGGCTGGGTGAACTTCGGCACCTACCGCGTCATGATCCAGGACAAGACGACCCTGGCCTTTTACGCCTCGCCGGGGAAGCACGCGACCATCATGCGCGAGAAGTACTGGGCGATGGGCAAGCCCTGCCCGGTCGCCATGTGCTTCGGCCAGGACCCGCTCCTCTTCGCGCTCTCCACCATCCCGCTGCCGTGGGGGATCTCCGAGTACGACATGGCCGGGTACATCAAGGGCCAGGGCGTCGAGGTCGTCATCGACGACGTGACGGGCCTTCCCATTCCGGCCACGGCCGAGATCGTGGCCTGCGGGTTCTCGCCGCCGCCCGAGGAGGACAGCCGGCCCGAGGGGCCTTTCGGGGAGTGGCAGGGGTACTACGCCTCGGGGACCCGGAACGAGCCCGTGGTGCACATCAAGAAGCTCTATCACCGGAACGACCCGATCCTCTTCGGGCAGCCGCCGGTCAAACCCCCGGTCAACACCTGGTTCCCCATCCCGATCCACTCGGCGACCTTTCTCTGGAACGAGCTGGAGAAGGCCGGCATGATGGACATCCGGGGCGTGTACGTCCACGGCCCGGGCGACCGGATCATCGCGGTCGTTTCCCTCAAACAGCGCTACCTAGGTCACGCCAAGCAGGTGGCCACGCTCGCGGGCGCGTTCCTGCAGGGCGGCGCCTGCACGGGCCGCTACATCATCACGGTCGATGAGGACATCGACCCGTCGAACCTGGACGAGGTCCTCTGGGCGGTCACCACCCGGTGCGACCCGGAGGCCTACATCGATATCGTCCCCGGCTTCCTCACAAGCCCGCTCGATCCGATGATCAACCCGGAGAAGCGCGCGCGCAAGGACTACACGACGGCCAAGGTCTTCATCAACGCCTGCCGCCCCTACCACTGGAAGGACAAGTTTCCGCCGGTCAACACGGCCGGGCCGGAGCTCCGGCGCAAGACCCTCGAGAAGTGGGCCGACCTCTTCGCGAACGTATAA
- a CDS encoding Transcriptional regulator, IclR family gives MDGKRQEKREDKNMADRQKETETAYRVQVLERALDILDAFSFETREMSLSEIVQKTGLNKTTVKRLLANLTARRYLRQDPLSKRYHLGLRLFELGSIVFSSFSLRKSADRAMSRLRNETGATVLLGVLMDNQLVYADKKEGSGAIRVVSDIGWRRPPHYGMLGMVLMAHLKEDAVDRILEESPLESYTVHSIVDNDRFKRRLQQIREQGYVVEHEEALDGVIGIAAPIRGYPQRVVGALGVALTATEGKSEERLNTIVDKLRQAAEEISADLGGGMNP, from the coding sequence ATGGACGGAAAGAGGCAGGAGAAGAGGGAAGACAAAAATATGGCCGATCGTCAAAAGGAAACCGAAACCGCCTACCGCGTGCAGGTCCTCGAACGGGCCTTGGACATCCTGGATGCCTTCAGCTTCGAAACACGGGAGATGAGCCTCTCGGAGATCGTCCAGAAGACCGGGCTCAACAAGACCACGGTCAAGCGGCTCCTGGCCAACCTCACGGCCAGGCGCTACCTCCGCCAGGACCCCCTGTCGAAGCGCTACCACCTGGGGCTGCGCCTCTTCGAACTGGGGAGCATCGTGTTCTCCTCCTTTTCCCTGCGCAAATCCGCCGACCGCGCGATGTCCCGGCTCCGGAACGAGACCGGCGCGACCGTGCTCCTCGGCGTCCTGATGGACAACCAGCTCGTGTATGCCGACAAGAAGGAGGGGAGCGGCGCGATCCGCGTCGTCTCCGACATCGGGTGGCGCAGACCGCCGCACTACGGGATGCTCGGGATGGTCCTGATGGCCCACCTCAAGGAGGACGCGGTGGATCGCATCCTGGAAGAGAGCCCGCTCGAATCCTACACCGTCCACTCCATCGTGGACAACGATCGATTCAAGCGGCGTTTGCAGCAGATCCGGGAACAGGGCTATGTGGTCGAACACGAAGAGGCCCTGGACGGCGTCATCGGCATTGCCGCCCCCATTCGCGGCTATCCGCAGCGGGTCGTCGGGGCCCTGGGGGTCGCCTTGACCGCCACGGAAGGGAAATCCGAAGAACGCCTGAACACGA
- a CDS encoding conserved hypothetical protein (Evidence 4 : Unknown function but conserved in other organisms), with translation MQKTVAVVGTLDTKGPEIELLRDLITREGVRALVVDTGILDEAFLPADIPRERIAEAGGQTIERLVDTGDEAFAQRTMATGLQMVISGLLAEGRIHGLLAVGGGQGSVIVAPTLKCLPLGFPKVLVSTKVTQAGLWPYIGPKDVLVMPPVADLAGINRLTRRILVNAAGAIVGMVKMAPLSDRNRPLVVMSMNGTVTGCGLAVKDRLEALGYAVLVYHTIGTGGEALEDYVASHEVKAVVELGVNEVTNFMLGGRASAGPDRLTAAGKRGIPQVVAPGSADFINFLGPETVPACFQGRNLYCHNPMATLVRTSPEENRRLGEALAEKLNQACGPVMVLWPRRGLSTLDRAGKPYWDPEADAALLETLRQHLDPGIVFKELDAYINDAAFAEAVTEAVEEILKT, from the coding sequence ATGCAGAAGACCGTTGCCGTTGTGGGGACCTTGGACACCAAGGGCCCCGAGATCGAACTCCTACGGGACCTGATTACACGTGAGGGCGTCCGGGCGCTCGTTGTCGACACGGGCATCCTGGACGAAGCCTTCCTCCCGGCTGACATCCCCCGCGAACGGATCGCCGAGGCCGGCGGGCAGACCATCGAGCGATTGGTGGACACCGGGGACGAGGCCTTCGCCCAGAGGACCATGGCGACGGGCCTCCAGATGGTCATCTCCGGCCTGCTGGCTGAAGGGCGCATCCACGGGCTGCTCGCCGTCGGCGGCGGCCAGGGCTCCGTCATCGTCGCCCCCACCCTGAAATGCCTTCCCCTGGGATTTCCCAAGGTTCTCGTTTCGACCAAAGTGACCCAGGCCGGGCTCTGGCCCTATATCGGGCCGAAGGACGTCCTGGTCATGCCGCCCGTGGCCGACCTGGCCGGGATCAACCGGCTGACGCGGCGGATCCTCGTCAATGCCGCAGGGGCGATCGTGGGCATGGTGAAGATGGCGCCCCTCTCCGACCGGAACCGCCCCCTCGTGGTCATGAGCATGAACGGCACCGTGACCGGCTGCGGACTGGCGGTCAAGGACCGGCTGGAGGCCCTGGGGTACGCCGTGCTGGTCTACCACACCATCGGCACGGGCGGGGAGGCGCTCGAGGACTACGTGGCCTCGCATGAGGTGAAGGCCGTGGTCGAACTGGGAGTAAACGAAGTCACCAACTTCATGCTGGGGGGGCGGGCCTCGGCCGGGCCCGATCGGCTCACCGCCGCCGGGAAGCGAGGCATCCCGCAGGTGGTGGCGCCGGGAAGCGCCGATTTCATCAACTTTTTGGGACCCGAGACCGTCCCGGCCTGTTTCCAGGGCCGCAATCTCTACTGCCACAACCCGATGGCCACGCTCGTCCGCACCAGTCCGGAGGAAAACCGCCGGCTCGGGGAGGCCCTGGCGGAGAAGCTGAACCAGGCCTGCGGCCCCGTGATGGTGCTATGGCCCCGGAGGGGGCTTTCCACACTCGACCGGGCGGGGAAGCCTTATTGGGATCCGGAGGCCGACGCGGCGCTGCTTGAAACGCTCAGACAGCATCTCGACCCCGGAATCGTGTTCAAGGAGCTCGACGCCTACATCAACGACGCGGCCTTCGCGGAGGCGGTGACCGAGGCGGTTGAAGAAATCCTGAAGACATGA